Proteins from a single region of Lates calcarifer isolate ASB-BC8 linkage group LG19, TLL_Latcal_v3, whole genome shotgun sequence:
- the ldlrap1b gene encoding low density lipoprotein receptor adapter protein 1b isoform X2: MDALKSAGRAIIRSPSIAKQSWGAGRHKKLPENWTDTRETLLEGMVFQLKYLGVTMVEQPKGEELSAAAVKRIVATAKASGKKLQKVTLTVSPRGIILYDSASNQLIENISIYRISYCTADKMHDKVFAYIVQSQHNETLECHAFLCTKKKMAQAVTLTVAQAFRVAFEFWQAAKEEKEKRVKSGSDGEGASNSQSESSASLGSLKGGEVATGKLLDLAEGANMAQVHSGTKQTESDPFMELEDGLDEAFSRLAESRTNPQVLDIGVNPQDFNTEECLSPGKWDQEDTDFPAQKDTFGC; this comes from the exons AGCTTCCAGAGAACTGGACGGACACGAGGGAGACCCTGCTGGAGGGCATGGTGTTCCAGCTCAAGTACCTGGGGGTCACAATGGTTGAGCAGCCCAAAGGAGAGGAGCTGTCTGCGGCTGCTGTCAAGAGGATAGTGGCCACG GCCAAAGCAAGTGGAAAAAAACTCCAGAAAGTCACGTTAACAGTCTCCCCACGAGGAATCATCCTTTACGACAGTGCCTCCAACCAGCTGATAGAAAACATCTCCATATACAG aATATCATATTGCACGGCGGACAAGATGCATGACAAAGTGTTTGCCTACATCGTCCAGAGCCAACACAACGAGACTCTTGAGTGTCACGCCTTCCTCTGCACTAAGAAAAAAATG GCCCAGGCGGTAACCCTAACAGTGGCCCAGGCTTTCAGAGTGGCGTTTGAATTCTGGCAGGCTGCCAAGGAAG agaaagagaagcgAGTGAAGTCGGGCTCAGACGGAGAGGGAGCCAGCAACTCCCAGTCAGAGAGCTCGGCCAGCTTGGGCAGCCTGAAGGGAGGAG AGGTCGCCACGGGGAAACTTCTGGACTTGGCCGAGGGAGCCAACATGGCACAGGTCCACTCAGGAACAAAGCAGACCGAATCGGATCCCTTTATG GAGTTGGAGGACGGTCTGGACGAGGCTTTCTCAAG ACTCGCTGAGTCTCGCACTAACCCCCAGGTCCTGGACATTGGGGTAAACCCTCAGGACTTCAACACTGAAGAGTGCCTGTCCCCAGGCAAATGGGACCAAGAGGACACAGACTTCCCTGCACAAAAAGACACTTTTGGGTGCTAG
- the ldlrap1b gene encoding low density lipoprotein receptor adapter protein 1b isoform X1, producing the protein MDALKSAGRAIIRSPSIAKQSWGAGRHKKLPENWTDTRETLLEGMVFQLKYLGVTMVEQPKGEELSAAAVKRIVATAKASGKKLQKVTLTVSPRGIILYDSASNQLIENISIYRISYCTADKMHDKVFAYIVQSQHNETLECHAFLCTKKKMAQAVTLTVAQAFRVAFEFWQAAKEEKEKRVKSGSDGEGASNSQSESSASLGSLKGGEVATGKLLDLAEGANMAQVHSGTKQTESDPFMVHNHATENNNTVWELEDGLDEAFSRLAESRTNPQVLDIGVNPQDFNTEECLSPGKWDQEDTDFPAQKDTFGC; encoded by the exons AGCTTCCAGAGAACTGGACGGACACGAGGGAGACCCTGCTGGAGGGCATGGTGTTCCAGCTCAAGTACCTGGGGGTCACAATGGTTGAGCAGCCCAAAGGAGAGGAGCTGTCTGCGGCTGCTGTCAAGAGGATAGTGGCCACG GCCAAAGCAAGTGGAAAAAAACTCCAGAAAGTCACGTTAACAGTCTCCCCACGAGGAATCATCCTTTACGACAGTGCCTCCAACCAGCTGATAGAAAACATCTCCATATACAG aATATCATATTGCACGGCGGACAAGATGCATGACAAAGTGTTTGCCTACATCGTCCAGAGCCAACACAACGAGACTCTTGAGTGTCACGCCTTCCTCTGCACTAAGAAAAAAATG GCCCAGGCGGTAACCCTAACAGTGGCCCAGGCTTTCAGAGTGGCGTTTGAATTCTGGCAGGCTGCCAAGGAAG agaaagagaagcgAGTGAAGTCGGGCTCAGACGGAGAGGGAGCCAGCAACTCCCAGTCAGAGAGCTCGGCCAGCTTGGGCAGCCTGAAGGGAGGAG AGGTCGCCACGGGGAAACTTCTGGACTTGGCCGAGGGAGCCAACATGGCACAGGTCCACTCAGGAACAAAGCAGACCGAATCGGATCCCTTTATGGTGCATAATCATGCTACAGAGAACAACAATACTGTATGG GAGTTGGAGGACGGTCTGGACGAGGCTTTCTCAAG ACTCGCTGAGTCTCGCACTAACCCCCAGGTCCTGGACATTGGGGTAAACCCTCAGGACTTCAACACTGAAGAGTGCCTGTCCCCAGGCAAATGGGACCAAGAGGACACAGACTTCCCTGCACAAAAAGACACTTTTGGGTGCTAG